In Streptomyces sp. NBC_00483, a single window of DNA contains:
- a CDS encoding PadR family transcriptional regulator — translation MSLKYAVLSALLEGEASGYDLAKIFDVSVSNFWAATPQQLYRELDRLTADGLIDARVVPQERRPNKRMFTLSGAGRADLAAFTQRQPKPLALRDELMVKVQAVDVGELDAVRAHIEERMDWARGKLARYERVRRHLLGELGEDDFLADGERVGPYLTLLRGISFEEENLRWGRRVLEILERRTARAAQASGAPGSLRESGSLS, via the coding sequence ATGTCGCTCAAGTACGCCGTCCTGTCCGCCCTGCTGGAGGGCGAGGCCTCCGGGTACGACCTGGCGAAGATCTTCGACGTCTCGGTGTCGAACTTCTGGGCGGCGACGCCGCAGCAGCTCTACCGGGAGCTGGACCGGCTGACCGCCGACGGGCTGATCGACGCGCGGGTGGTGCCGCAGGAACGCAGGCCGAACAAGCGGATGTTCACGCTGTCCGGGGCCGGCCGCGCCGACCTGGCCGCGTTCACGCAGCGGCAGCCCAAGCCGCTCGCGCTGCGCGACGAACTCATGGTGAAGGTGCAGGCCGTCGACGTCGGCGAGCTCGATGCCGTCCGCGCGCACATCGAGGAGCGCATGGACTGGGCGCGCGGGAAGCTCGCCCGCTACGAGCGGGTGCGGCGGCATCTGCTCGGCGAGCTGGGCGAGGACGACTTCCTCGCCGACGGGGAGCGCGTCGGACCGTATCTGACGCTGCTGCGCGGCATCTCCTTCGAGGAGGAGAACCTGCGCTGGGGGCGGCGCGTCCTGGAGATCCTGGAGCGCCGCACCGCCCGCGCGGCTCAGGCCTCGGGCGCCCCGGGTTCCTTGAGGGAGTCGGGCTCCCTGAGCTGA
- a CDS encoding TetR family transcriptional regulator, with amino-acid sequence MSEAREVNGSQKKAPMREVLAEAAFQLFLERGFERTTVDDIVARAGVGRRSFFRYFPSKEDVVFPDHESCLADMTAFLEAASDESDAVDVVSDAARLVLRVYATNPEFSVQRYKLTREVPGLRTYELSVVRRYERMLAGYLRRRWADAEDGALRAEVVAASVVAAHNNGLRSWLRSGGEGDAEVAVDRALLLVRRTWGEGGDGAAAPEPPQEDVVVMVATKGAPMWRVIQRVESALRDE; translated from the coding sequence ATGAGCGAGGCGCGCGAGGTCAACGGGTCACAGAAGAAGGCACCCATGCGGGAGGTGCTGGCCGAAGCGGCGTTCCAGCTGTTTCTGGAGCGCGGGTTCGAGCGGACGACCGTGGACGACATCGTGGCGCGGGCCGGTGTGGGGCGGCGGTCGTTCTTCCGCTACTTCCCGTCGAAGGAGGACGTGGTCTTCCCGGACCACGAGAGCTGCCTCGCCGACATGACGGCCTTCCTGGAGGCCGCGAGCGACGAGAGCGATGCCGTGGACGTGGTGTCCGACGCCGCGCGCCTGGTGCTGCGCGTCTACGCCACGAACCCCGAATTCTCCGTGCAGCGCTACAAGTTGACCCGCGAGGTGCCGGGCCTTCGGACGTACGAACTGTCCGTCGTGCGGCGCTACGAGCGCATGCTCGCCGGGTATCTGCGGCGGCGCTGGGCCGACGCGGAGGACGGCGCGCTGCGCGCGGAGGTGGTGGCGGCGTCCGTCGTTGCCGCGCACAACAACGGCCTTCGCTCCTGGCTGCGTTCGGGCGGCGAGGGCGACGCCGAGGTCGCGGTGGATCGCGCGCTGCTGCTCGTACGGCGGACTTGGGGGGAGGGTGGCGACGGTGCGGCCGCGCCCGAGCCCCCGCAGGAGGACGTCGTCGTGATGGTGGCGACGAAGGGGGCCCCGATGTGGCGGGTCATCCAGCGGGTGGAATCGGCGCTGCGGGACGAATGA
- a CDS encoding TetR/AcrR family transcriptional regulator, whose translation MAAHAPAADGGQKQPITPRSARGVRTRNALVVAAREVFERDGYLDARITDISKAAHVASGSFYTYFNSKEEIFQALVAQVQEEMLHPHLRERTGITDPREMIDASNREYLRAYKKNARLMALFEQVAQVDETFKQLRIERGNAFARRNAKLIRSLQDSGAADPALDPLVTAHALSVMVSRMAYMVFVLGQRIPYEKLVTTLNKIWENGLQLREPDSLKEPGAPEA comes from the coding sequence TTGGCTGCCCACGCCCCGGCCGCAGACGGCGGACAGAAGCAACCCATCACACCACGCAGCGCCCGAGGCGTCCGCACGCGCAACGCGCTGGTCGTCGCCGCCCGTGAGGTGTTCGAGCGCGACGGGTATCTCGACGCCCGGATCACGGACATCTCCAAGGCCGCGCATGTCGCGTCCGGCTCGTTCTACACGTACTTCAACAGCAAGGAAGAGATCTTCCAGGCACTCGTCGCGCAGGTGCAGGAGGAGATGCTCCACCCGCATCTGCGCGAGCGCACGGGCATCACCGATCCGCGCGAGATGATCGACGCGTCGAATCGCGAGTACCTGCGCGCCTATAAGAAGAACGCCCGCCTCATGGCGCTCTTCGAGCAGGTCGCCCAGGTCGACGAGACGTTCAAGCAGCTGCGCATCGAGCGGGGCAACGCGTTCGCGCGCCGCAACGCCAAGCTGATCCGCTCCCTGCAGGACTCCGGCGCCGCCGACCCGGCCCTCGACCCGCTGGTGACGGCGCACGCCCTGTCCGTCATGGTGAGCCGCATGGCGTACATGGTGTTCGTCCTCGGCCAGCGCATCCCGTACGAGAAGCTGGTGACGACGCTCAACAAGATCTGGGAGAACGGGCTTCAGCTCAGGGAGCCCGACTCCCTCAAGGAACCCGGGGCGCCCGAGGCCTGA
- a CDS encoding molybdopterin cofactor-binding domain-containing protein yields MAEQSRSPQHDEPSTSAAPGRRRVLAYLLAAPTLAVGARFALDAADPAEAEAAVPSPPQPEELFDLGDMQNLAAAPTAGLITVRVHEDGTASFAVPRAEVGQGMTTAVAMMIAEELDLPLDAVRVSLADARPELLMNQLTGGSNSMRSIYLPVRTAAALARQQLIATAARQWGVATSELTAQEGVVSYGSGSSAKRAAYGSLAKAAASGQSLRVAAAPLKERSEFKVLGTPQNRVDALEAVTGRKKFGMDYEVPDAKPAMVRRPPTLGGTVRTVRNADAVRRMPGITDVATLKHGVAVRGETFGQCIDALRELDVDWGPGDVDGESDDSVERKLKAATPPMIVPPVLTKKLDAEFTFAFASNSPLEPDNAIADVREGRAEIWSSLKVPIVAQRDIATRLGLPQHAVTVHVVEGGGSFGRHLFHDVAAEAAEISQKIGKPVKLSWSRTDSFRHGRAHPMSVSRVRATYTGKEVLSYEQRHASSETDFGHGLGEMITSTAAKLPVAGNLTFAETIFTLTQTTPYDFGVTTQLLSEVPLKFATGSMRNIYSPNVACARELMVDELARKMDRDPVEFRRSFLKDDRLRAVLDKAAEEGEWGRPLPDGVAQGIALHTEYRGAVAILAEIDCRPETVGRKVKDGVTGPRVTKALIVVDAGFAINPRGLGAQMMGCFNDGLAMALTSSLHIEDGLPLEGSWDNYFYTRQWNTPPELRVIVMPNTGEKPSGAGELGVAPAFAAVACAYARATGTLPTRFPIDHAELAFEPLPREPSTPQSPTDGLDRAY; encoded by the coding sequence ATGGCCGAGCAGAGTCGCTCACCTCAGCACGACGAACCGTCGACGTCCGCCGCACCGGGACGCCGCAGAGTGCTCGCCTATCTGCTGGCCGCGCCGACGCTCGCCGTGGGCGCCCGGTTCGCCCTGGACGCCGCGGACCCCGCCGAGGCCGAGGCTGCGGTGCCCTCGCCGCCGCAGCCCGAGGAGCTCTTCGACCTCGGTGACATGCAGAATCTCGCGGCGGCCCCGACGGCGGGCCTGATCACCGTACGCGTGCACGAGGACGGCACCGCCTCGTTCGCGGTGCCGCGCGCCGAGGTCGGGCAGGGCATGACCACCGCGGTGGCGATGATGATCGCGGAGGAGTTGGACCTGCCGCTCGACGCCGTACGGGTCTCCCTGGCCGACGCCCGCCCCGAGTTGCTGATGAACCAGCTCACCGGCGGCTCCAACTCGATGCGCAGCATCTACCTACCCGTGCGCACCGCGGCCGCCCTCGCCCGGCAGCAGCTGATCGCCACGGCGGCGCGGCAGTGGGGCGTCGCGACCTCGGAACTGACCGCCCAGGAAGGCGTCGTCTCGTACGGCTCCGGTTCCTCGGCGAAGCGCGCCGCGTACGGCTCCCTCGCGAAGGCGGCGGCGAGCGGGCAGTCGCTGCGGGTGGCGGCGGCGCCGTTGAAGGAGCGGTCCGAGTTCAAGGTGCTCGGCACCCCGCAGAACCGCGTCGACGCGCTGGAGGCCGTCACCGGGCGCAAGAAGTTCGGCATGGACTACGAGGTTCCCGACGCCAAGCCCGCCATGGTGCGCAGGCCGCCGACGCTCGGCGGGACCGTGCGGACGGTACGCAACGCGGACGCCGTGCGGCGGATGCCCGGCATCACGGACGTGGCGACGCTGAAGCACGGCGTCGCGGTGCGCGGCGAGACGTTCGGCCAATGCATCGACGCACTACGGGAGTTGGACGTCGACTGGGGTCCGGGCGACGTCGACGGCGAGTCCGACGACTCGGTGGAGCGGAAACTCAAGGCGGCCACTCCCCCGATGATCGTGCCGCCGGTCCTGACGAAGAAACTCGACGCCGAGTTCACCTTCGCGTTCGCCAGCAACAGCCCGCTGGAACCGGACAACGCCATCGCCGACGTGCGCGAAGGACGTGCCGAGATCTGGTCGAGCCTGAAGGTCCCGATCGTCGCCCAGCGCGACATCGCGACGAGGCTCGGCCTGCCTCAGCACGCCGTGACGGTGCATGTGGTGGAGGGCGGCGGCTCGTTCGGCCGGCACCTCTTCCACGACGTCGCGGCCGAGGCGGCGGAGATCTCGCAGAAGATCGGCAAGCCGGTCAAGCTGTCCTGGTCGCGCACCGACAGCTTCCGACACGGCCGCGCCCACCCGATGTCCGTCTCGCGCGTGCGCGCCACGTACACCGGCAAGGAAGTCCTCAGCTACGAGCAGCGGCACGCCAGTTCGGAGACCGACTTCGGGCACGGGCTCGGCGAGATGATCACGTCGACGGCCGCGAAGCTGCCCGTGGCCGGCAACCTCACCTTCGCCGAGACCATCTTCACGCTCACGCAGACCACCCCGTACGACTTCGGTGTCACCACGCAACTGCTCAGCGAGGTACCACTCAAGTTCGCGACCGGCAGCATGCGCAACATCTACTCGCCGAACGTGGCGTGCGCGCGGGAGCTGATGGTCGACGAGCTGGCGCGGAAGATGGACCGGGACCCGGTGGAGTTCCGGCGCTCGTTCCTCAAGGACGACCGGCTGCGCGCCGTCCTCGACAAGGCGGCCGAGGAGGGCGAGTGGGGCCGGCCGCTGCCCGACGGGGTGGCGCAAGGGATCGCCCTGCACACCGAGTACCGGGGCGCCGTCGCGATCCTCGCGGAGATCGACTGCCGGCCGGAGACCGTCGGCCGCAAGGTCAAGGACGGGGTGACGGGACCGCGGGTCACGAAGGCGCTGATCGTGGTGGACGCCGGGTTCGCGATCAACCCGCGGGGCCTGGGCGCGCAGATGATGGGCTGCTTCAATGACGGCCTCGCCATGGCACTCACCTCCAGCCTGCACATCGAGGACGGCCTTCCGCTGGAGGGCAGTTGGGACAACTACTTCTATACGCGGCAGTGGAACACCCCGCCCGAGCTCCGGGTGATCGTGATGCCGAACACCGGCGAAAAGCCTTCGGGCGCCGGGGAGTTGGGGGTTGCGCCCGCCTTCGCCGCCGTCGCGTGCGCCTACGCGCGGGCGACCGGCACGCTGCCGACGCGCTTCCCCATCGACCACGCGGAGCTCGCGTTCGAGCCGCTGCCGCGCGAGCCGTCGACACCGCAGTCACCGACGGACGGGCTCGATCGGGCGTACTGA
- a CDS encoding (2Fe-2S)-binding protein, whose protein sequence is MPRHTFTLNGERITVEAEDDVRLLWVLRDLLGVTGPKYGCGIGVCQACTSHINGKAFNPCSVPVSQIGEDDEVTTIEGLPATVGRELHPMQEAWLERDVAQCGYCQPGQIMAAVATVRKVRDEGREITEADLDAIRNVCRCGTYNRIREAIKSGARAM, encoded by the coding sequence ATGCCGCGCCACACTTTCACGCTGAACGGCGAGCGGATCACCGTCGAGGCCGAGGACGACGTGCGGCTGCTGTGGGTGCTGCGCGATCTGCTCGGCGTCACAGGACCCAAGTACGGGTGCGGAATCGGCGTCTGCCAGGCCTGTACGTCGCACATCAACGGCAAGGCGTTCAACCCGTGTTCGGTGCCGGTGTCACAGATCGGCGAGGACGACGAGGTGACGACGATCGAGGGACTGCCCGCCACCGTCGGCCGCGAGCTGCACCCGATGCAGGAGGCCTGGCTGGAACGCGACGTGGCACAGTGCGGCTACTGCCAGCCGGGCCAGATCATGGCCGCCGTCGCCACGGTACGCAAAGTGCGGGACGAGGGCCGTGAGATCACCGAGGCGGACCTCGACGCGATCCGCAATGTGTGCCGCTGCGGCACGTACAACCGGATCCGTGAGGCGATCAAGTCGGGGGCGCGGGCCATGTGA
- a CDS encoding Zn-ribbon domain-containing OB-fold protein, protein MSGTFTSGIGVMAPNGVEGTSEAESGFPYQRCRWCRTPSFRRMLCPVCASSELTTEHSAGPGVVVQSRVVNRGTGVARNEALVRFPEDFIVPCRIVGTAPHMVWLGATVRPVANAAADSGEVFFELEDDFHVDYDLR, encoded by the coding sequence ATGTCAGGGACGTTCACGAGTGGCATCGGTGTCATGGCGCCGAATGGTGTCGAGGGCACCTCGGAAGCGGAGTCCGGATTCCCTTATCAGCGCTGCCGTTGGTGCCGCACCCCGTCCTTCCGGCGGATGCTGTGTCCGGTCTGCGCGTCGAGCGAGCTGACGACCGAGCACAGTGCGGGGCCCGGCGTCGTGGTCCAGTCCCGCGTCGTCAACCGCGGCACCGGAGTCGCGCGCAACGAGGCGCTGGTCCGCTTCCCCGAGGACTTCATCGTGCCCTGCCGCATCGTGGGCACCGCACCGCACATGGTGTGGCTGGGCGCCACCGTGCGCCCCGTGGCCAACGCGGCCGCCGATTCCGGTGAGGTCTTCTTCGAGCTCGAGGACGACTTCCACGTCGACTACGACCTGCGCTGA
- a CDS encoding electron transfer flavoprotein subunit beta/FixA family protein, whose translation MSLRIVVTVKYVPDATGDRGFADDLTLDRDDVDGLLSELDEYAVEQALQISENYEGDADDVEITVLTVGPEDAKDALRKALSMGADKAIHVEDDDLHGTDAIGTSLVLAKAIEKAGYDLVVSGMASTDGTAGIVPALVAERLGVPQVTLLSEVAVADGKVSGRRDGDTASEQLEASLPAVVSVTDQSGEARYPSFKGIMAAKKKPVEAWDLSDLDIEAEEVGLEGAWTKVASADERPARTAGTIVKDEGEGGKQLAEFLAGQKFI comes from the coding sequence GTGAGCTTGAGGATCGTTGTCACCGTGAAGTACGTGCCGGACGCCACGGGCGACCGGGGTTTCGCCGATGACCTGACCTTGGATCGTGACGATGTCGACGGTCTGCTGTCGGAACTCGACGAGTACGCGGTGGAGCAGGCGCTGCAGATCTCGGAAAACTACGAGGGCGACGCCGACGACGTGGAGATCACCGTCCTGACCGTGGGTCCCGAGGACGCCAAGGACGCGCTGCGCAAGGCGCTGTCGATGGGCGCGGACAAGGCGATCCACGTCGAGGACGACGACCTGCACGGCACGGACGCGATCGGCACCTCGCTGGTGCTGGCGAAGGCGATCGAGAAGGCCGGCTACGACCTGGTCGTCTCCGGCATGGCCTCCACGGACGGCACCGCGGGCATCGTGCCGGCGCTGGTCGCCGAGCGTCTCGGTGTGCCGCAGGTGACGCTCCTGTCCGAGGTCGCCGTGGCCGACGGCAAGGTGTCGGGCCGCCGTGACGGTGACACCGCCTCCGAGCAGCTGGAGGCGTCCCTTCCGGCCGTGGTGTCGGTGACGGACCAGTCCGGTGAGGCGCGTTACCCGTCGTTCAAGGGGATCATGGCGGCGAAGAAGAAGCCGGTCGAGGCGTGGGACCTGTCCGACCTGGACATCGAGGCCGAGGAAGTCGGCCTGGAGGGTGCCTGGACGAAGGTCGCGTCCGCCGATGAGCGTCCGGCGCGCACCGCGGGCACGATCGTCAAGGACGAGGGCGAGGGCGGCAAGCAGCTCGCCGAGTTCCTCGCGGGCCAGAAGTTCATCTGA
- a CDS encoding electron transfer flavoprotein subunit alpha/FixB family protein encodes MAEVLVFVDHVDGAVRKPTLELLTLARRIGDPVAVALGNGAADTAAALAEHGAVKVLTHEAAEYADYLVVPKVDALQAAYETVSPAAVLVPSSAEGKEIAARLALRIGSGIITDAVDLEAGDGGPVATQSVFAASYTTKSTISKGTPVITVKPNSAAVEPAAAAGAVEALTVSFSEQATGTKVTSRTARESTGRPDLTEAAIVVSGGRGVNGAENFSVIEALADSLGAAVGASRAAVDAGWYPHSNQVGQTGKSVSPQLYIASGISGAIQHRAGMQTSKTIIAINKDAEAPIFDLVDYGVVGDLFDVVPALTEDVKTRKG; translated from the coding sequence ATGGCTGAAGTTCTGGTCTTTGTCGACCACGTGGACGGTGCCGTCCGCAAGCCCACTCTGGAGCTGCTGACGCTGGCCCGCCGCATCGGCGACCCGGTCGCCGTCGCCCTCGGCAACGGTGCCGCCGACACCGCCGCCGCGCTCGCCGAGCACGGCGCGGTCAAGGTCCTCACCCACGAGGCCGCCGAGTACGCCGACTACCTCGTCGTGCCGAAGGTGGACGCGCTGCAGGCCGCCTACGAGACGGTCTCCCCGGCCGCGGTGCTGGTGCCGTCCTCCGCGGAGGGCAAGGAGATCGCCGCGCGCCTGGCGCTGCGTATCGGGTCCGGCATCATCACCGACGCCGTCGACCTGGAGGCCGGCGACGGCGGTCCGGTGGCCACGCAGTCGGTGTTCGCCGCCTCGTACACCACCAAGTCGACCATCTCGAAGGGCACGCCGGTCATCACCGTCAAGCCCAACTCCGCCGCCGTCGAGCCGGCCGCGGCCGCCGGCGCCGTCGAGGCCCTGACCGTGTCGTTCTCGGAGCAGGCCACGGGCACGAAGGTGACCTCGCGCACCGCGCGTGAGTCGACCGGGCGTCCGGACCTGACGGAGGCCGCGATCGTGGTCTCCGGTGGCCGTGGTGTCAACGGTGCCGAGAACTTCTCGGTCATCGAGGCGCTCGCCGACTCCCTCGGCGCGGCCGTCGGTGCCTCGCGCGCCGCGGTGGACGCGGGCTGGTACCCGCACTCCAACCAGGTCGGCCAGACCGGCAAGAGTGTCTCGCCGCAGCTGTACATCGCCTCCGGCATCTCCGGCGCGATCCAGCACCGCGCGGGCATGCAGACCTCGAAGACGATCATCGCGATCAACAAGGACGCCGAGGCCCCGATCTTCGACCTCGTCGACTACGGCGTCGTCGGCGACCTCTTCGACGTCGTCCCCGCCCTCACCGAAGACGTCAAGACCCGCAAGGGTTAA
- a CDS encoding MFS transporter has product MNPPTAQPRKGAEQAAAETAPARASGKLLAAGLIGSSIEWYDFFLYGTAAALVFPQVFFPDSSALTGTLLSFSTFWAGFVARPIGGVVAGHLGDRHGRKAMVVLSMALMGACTFLIGCLPGAGVLGGAAPLLLVLLRFVQGLACGAQWGGIALLLTESASPKRKGYAGTFGQMGVSLGVFLGNGVFLLASTVTSDEAFMSWGWRIPFLVSAVLLPVVMYVQNKVEDSPEFRRLSEEAAAKSSKAKVARAPVVEVLRTKWRTVLLAAGLLAGTNCLFYISIAGVISYAAEHLGLDKDSILLVAMPVTAVGALFVLWAGWLSDRVGRRPTVLVGAAIIVLWAFPYFWLVNTASLLWLGVAVLIGGFGQSLTYGPLAAYIGELFEPRVRYSGASLAYQIAALTISGGTPLIMTAIIGGTGGTTWVSVFIAVMGLLTFGCAWVLRETNPREVREDPTAVPGAAEGARS; this is encoded by the coding sequence GTGAATCCGCCCACCGCACAGCCCAGAAAAGGCGCCGAGCAGGCAGCCGCCGAGACAGCTCCGGCGCGCGCCTCGGGCAAGCTACTTGCCGCGGGACTCATCGGCAGTTCCATCGAGTGGTACGACTTCTTCCTCTACGGGACGGCCGCCGCGCTGGTCTTCCCGCAGGTCTTCTTCCCCGACTCGTCGGCGCTGACCGGCACCCTGCTGTCGTTCAGCACCTTCTGGGCGGGCTTCGTCGCCCGGCCGATCGGCGGTGTCGTCGCGGGACACCTCGGCGACCGGCACGGCCGCAAGGCCATGGTCGTCCTCTCCATGGCGCTCATGGGCGCCTGTACCTTCCTGATCGGCTGCCTGCCGGGAGCCGGGGTCCTCGGCGGCGCCGCACCGCTGCTCCTGGTGCTGCTCCGCTTCGTGCAGGGCCTCGCCTGCGGCGCCCAGTGGGGCGGCATCGCGCTGCTGCTCACCGAGTCCGCGTCACCCAAACGCAAGGGGTACGCGGGCACCTTCGGGCAGATGGGCGTCTCGCTCGGTGTGTTCCTCGGCAATGGGGTCTTCCTGCTGGCCAGTACGGTCACCTCGGACGAGGCGTTCATGAGCTGGGGCTGGCGCATTCCCTTCCTGGTCAGCGCCGTGCTGCTGCCCGTCGTGATGTACGTGCAGAACAAGGTGGAGGACTCGCCGGAGTTCCGGCGGCTCTCCGAGGAGGCCGCAGCCAAGAGTTCCAAGGCGAAGGTGGCACGGGCGCCCGTCGTCGAGGTGCTCCGCACCAAGTGGCGCACCGTGCTGCTCGCGGCCGGACTCCTCGCCGGCACCAACTGCCTCTTCTACATCAGCATCGCGGGCGTCATCAGCTACGCCGCCGAGCACCTCGGCCTCGACAAGGACTCCATCCTCCTGGTCGCGATGCCGGTCACCGCGGTCGGCGCCCTGTTCGTGCTGTGGGCGGGATGGCTGTCCGACCGGGTCGGGCGGCGGCCCACAGTGCTCGTCGGGGCCGCCATCATCGTGCTGTGGGCGTTCCCCTACTTCTGGCTGGTCAACACCGCTTCGCTGCTGTGGCTCGGCGTCGCCGTGCTGATCGGCGGCTTCGGTCAGTCCCTGACGTACGGGCCGCTCGCCGCGTACATCGGTGAACTCTTCGAGCCGCGGGTGCGCTACTCCGGCGCCTCGCTCGCCTACCAGATCGCCGCCCTGACCATCAGCGGCGGCACCCCGCTCATCATGACCGCGATCATCGGCGGCACCGGCGGCACCACCTGGGTGTCCGTGTTCATCGCGGTGATGGGCCTGCTCACCTTCGGCTGCGCCTGGGTGCTGCGCGAGACCAACCCGCGCGAGGTGCGCGAGGACCCGACAGCGGTGCCGGGCGCCGCGGAAGGAGCGCGATCGTGA
- a CDS encoding enoyl-CoA hydratase-related protein — MTTSEKDLAYAERRGAVTVVTLNRPDRLNAWTNELEDRYFALLDEAEADPEVRAVVVTGAGRGFCAGADMAELERIGSADAASEERPKRERPRWFPLSLRKPLIGAINGAAAGLGLVEALYCDIRFSTPDAKFTTSFARRGLIAEYGIAWLLPRIVGPARAADLLFSGRVVRGTEAYEMGLVNRVVERDALLDEAVGYATELATWSSPTSMSVMKQQLSEAFDTDFEGAAKRAEALMEESFGRADAAEGVRSYLEGREPAFRPLGPV; from the coding sequence GTGACGACGAGCGAGAAGGACCTGGCGTACGCCGAGCGGCGCGGCGCCGTGACCGTGGTGACACTCAACCGCCCCGACCGGCTCAACGCCTGGACCAACGAGCTGGAGGACCGCTACTTCGCGCTCCTCGACGAGGCGGAGGCCGACCCCGAGGTGCGCGCGGTCGTCGTGACCGGGGCGGGCCGCGGGTTCTGCGCGGGCGCCGATATGGCCGAGCTGGAGCGGATCGGCTCCGCCGACGCGGCGAGCGAGGAACGACCGAAGAGGGAGCGGCCCCGCTGGTTCCCGCTGAGCCTGCGCAAGCCGCTGATCGGCGCGATCAACGGGGCGGCGGCGGGGCTCGGCCTCGTCGAGGCCCTGTACTGCGACATCCGGTTCAGTACACCGGACGCCAAGTTCACCACGTCGTTCGCGCGCCGCGGGCTGATCGCCGAGTACGGGATCGCGTGGCTGCTGCCCCGCATCGTCGGGCCGGCGCGCGCGGCGGACCTGCTGTTCTCGGGGCGGGTCGTGCGCGGCACGGAGGCGTACGAGATGGGGCTCGTCAACCGGGTCGTCGAGCGGGACGCGCTCCTCGACGAGGCGGTCGGCTACGCCACGGAGCTGGCGACCTGGTCGTCGCCGACGTCGATGAGTGTGATGAAGCAGCAGCTCAGCGAGGCGTTCGACACGGACTTCGAGGGGGCGGCGAAGCGGGCCGAGGCGCTCATGGAGGAGTCGTTCGGGCGGGCCGATGCGGCGGAGGGTGTGCGGAGTTATTTGGAGGGGCGGGAGCCGGCGTTCAGGCCACTGGGGCCGGTCTGA
- a CDS encoding nuclear transport factor 2 family protein, whose amino-acid sequence MHPFRAAVEKDDLDAVEAMLAEDVVFTSPVVFKPYPGKAITAAILRGVTRVFEDFHYVREIGDPDGRDHVLVFEARVGERKITGADFLHFDEDGLIDDFMVMVRPLSAAQALAEAMGAQFDRIAEEAARPDGS is encoded by the coding sequence GTGCATCCCTTCCGTGCAGCCGTGGAGAAGGACGATCTCGACGCGGTCGAGGCCATGCTGGCCGAGGACGTGGTCTTCACCAGCCCGGTCGTGTTCAAGCCCTACCCGGGCAAGGCGATCACCGCGGCGATCCTGCGCGGCGTCACCCGCGTCTTCGAGGACTTCCACTACGTGCGGGAGATCGGCGACCCCGACGGGCGGGATCACGTGCTCGTCTTCGAGGCGCGGGTCGGCGAGCGGAAGATCACCGGCGCCGACTTCCTGCACTTCGACGAGGACGGCCTGATCGACGACTTCATGGTGATGGTGCGCCCGCTCTCCGCCGCGCAGGCGCTGGCCGAGGCGATGGGCGCCCAGTTCGACCGGATCGCCGAGGAGGCGGCACGGCCCGACGGCTCCTGA
- a CDS encoding alpha/beta fold hydrolase — MSAPTALTEWKGVSARQVDVNGISLRVFEHGPADTDKPLVVLCHGFPELAFSWRHQVLALGAAGYRVLAPDMRGFGGSSRPADVDAYDTLTICADLVGLLDAVGADDAVFVGHDWGAMVVWQMALAHPERVRGVVGMSVPATPRSPVAPVPVMHRRLGDAFYIVWFQEPGVADRALAQNVRRTLVTREIWSAEWAERPDEKFPPPAWLSEEELDHYVTEFERTGFTGGLNYYRNMDHTWELTEHLDGRTIDCPSLFVTGSADPVGQFMPADRLEEVLTDLRGRVVLDGAGHWIQQERAGAVSAALLEFLAAAC; from the coding sequence ATGAGTGCCCCCACAGCCCTGACCGAGTGGAAGGGCGTGAGCGCGCGACAGGTCGATGTGAACGGGATCTCGCTGCGCGTCTTCGAGCACGGCCCGGCCGATACGGACAAGCCGCTGGTGGTGCTCTGTCACGGCTTCCCGGAACTGGCCTTCTCGTGGCGCCACCAGGTGCTCGCGCTCGGCGCGGCGGGGTACCGGGTGCTCGCCCCGGACATGCGCGGGTTCGGCGGGAGTTCGCGTCCCGCGGATGTCGACGCGTACGACACACTCACCATCTGCGCTGACCTCGTCGGGCTGCTCGACGCCGTGGGCGCGGACGACGCGGTGTTCGTGGGGCACGACTGGGGTGCGATGGTGGTGTGGCAGATGGCCCTGGCGCACCCGGAGCGGGTGCGGGGCGTCGTGGGGATGAGTGTGCCGGCGACTCCGCGCTCCCCCGTGGCGCCCGTGCCCGTCATGCACCGACGGCTCGGTGACGCCTTCTACATCGTGTGGTTCCAGGAGCCGGGTGTCGCCGACCGTGCCCTCGCGCAGAACGTGCGCAGGACGCTGGTGACACGAGAGATCTGGTCGGCCGAGTGGGCCGAGCGCCCGGACGAGAAGTTCCCACCGCCTGCGTGGCTGAGCGAGGAGGAACTCGACCACTACGTAACGGAGTTCGAGCGCACCGGGTTCACCGGCGGCCTCAACTACTACCGGAACATGGACCACACCTGGGAGCTGACGGAGCACCTCGACGGACGCACCATCGACTGCCCCTCGCTGTTCGTCACCGGATCCGCGGACCCGGTGGGCCAGTTCATGCCCGCCGACCGTCTTGAAGAGGTGCTGACCGATCTGCGCGGGCGCGTCGTGCTCGACGGGGCGGGGCACTGGATCCAGCAGGAGCGGGCCGGCGCGGTCAGCGCCGCTCTCCTGGAGTTTCTCGCGGCTGCCTGCTGA